In one window of uncultured Fretibacterium sp. DNA:
- a CDS encoding ATP-binding protein — MEIKRDRYLNQLIGFAWNGQVKVVTGIRRCGKSYLLRTLYKKHLLSSGVAEDRIISVELDFARDIRYRNPLELAAYVRGRTEGSNEKFYLFVDEIQMSDEVPNPYNEAGKAITFYDALNDLRSLPNLDVYVTGSNSRMLSSDVLTEFRGRSDEVRVHPLSFAEYYAAVGGDKSGAFDNYAFFGGMPLVLSRPDDEARMAYLKSLFSEVYLKDIVERKRIAREDVLSDILDLLCSSVGSLTNPTNVSNAINSVKKLKRQERVSSNTVRAYMGYLEDAFLFSECKRYDVKGKSYFDYPNKYYCEDIGLRNARIGFRQQEPTHILENIVYNELVIRRAGVDIGVVYSNERKDGKLKHIAREIDFIASKGGKKVYIQSVYAMENDSKIEAETRPFGLIGDSFPKIVVRHDIRKRWYDENGVLNIGVVDFLLDDSLF; from the coding sequence ATGGAGATCAAACGAGATCGATATTTGAACCAGCTCATCGGTTTTGCCTGGAACGGACAGGTCAAGGTCGTCACCGGCATCCGCAGGTGCGGCAAATCCTATCTGCTGCGCACGCTCTACAAAAAACATCTGCTTTCCTCCGGCGTGGCCGAGGACCGGATCATCAGCGTCGAGCTGGACTTCGCGCGGGACATTCGCTATCGCAACCCCCTGGAGCTGGCCGCTTATGTCCGAGGCAGGACCGAGGGGAGCAATGAGAAATTCTACCTGTTCGTCGACGAGATCCAGATGTCGGATGAGGTGCCCAACCCATACAACGAGGCGGGAAAGGCCATAACTTTCTACGACGCGCTGAACGATCTTCGGTCCCTCCCGAATCTGGATGTCTATGTGACCGGCAGCAATTCAAGGATGCTGTCGAGCGATGTCTTGACGGAGTTCCGTGGGCGCAGCGACGAGGTGCGCGTGCATCCGCTTTCCTTTGCGGAATACTATGCGGCTGTCGGCGGCGACAAAAGCGGGGCCTTCGACAACTATGCCTTCTTCGGCGGGATGCCGCTCGTGCTGTCCAGGCCGGACGATGAAGCGAGGATGGCATACCTGAAATCGCTGTTCTCCGAGGTCTATCTCAAGGACATCGTCGAGCGTAAGCGAATTGCGCGCGAGGACGTCCTGTCGGACATTCTCGATCTGCTCTGCTCTTCGGTGGGCTCTCTCACCAATCCGACGAATGTGTCGAACGCGATCAATTCCGTAAAGAAGCTCAAACGGCAGGAGCGGGTGTCGAGCAATACCGTGAGGGCATACATGGGCTATCTCGAGGATGCCTTTCTTTTCAGCGAATGCAAACGCTACGATGTCAAGGGCAAATCTTACTTCGACTACCCCAACAAGTATTATTGCGAGGACATCGGACTCCGTAACGCCCGTATCGGTTTTCGCCAGCAGGAGCCGACCCACATCCTGGAGAACATCGTCTATAACGAGCTGGTGATACGCCGTGCGGGCGTCGATATCGGCGTCGTCTATTCCAACGAGAGGAAGGACGGCAAGCTGAAACACATTGCCCGGGAAATCGACTTCATTGCCTCGAAGGGCGGAAAAAAAGTCTATATCCAGTCCGTCTACGCGATGGAAAACGACAGCAAGATCGAGGCCGAGACGAGGCCCTTCGGGCTGATCGGCGATTCCTTCCCCAAGATTGTGGTACGGCACGACATCAGGAAGCGTTGGTACGATGAAAACGGTGTGTTGAACATCGGAGTCGTCGACTTCCTGCTCGACGATTCGCTGTTCTGA
- a CDS encoding excinuclease ABC subunit UvrC, with amino-acid sequence MTSPHIAAILKGLPEKPGVYIMRDEEGTVLYVGKAIKLKRRVSSYFRHSGFASPRLRKLVSLVRDISVIRTESEAEALIVEAKLIRRYSPFFNIDLKMSDRYPYIRITDEAFPRLEITRRKEDDGSVYLGPFVSAGNIRTLLRLAERYFPLRVCRSELRPDPERRPCLEYSLGRSMGACAALCTEAEYRERVNDIILLLQGNTAELVERLRHRMDAAAKRLAFEEAARYRDTIRALWRISRQRVSSTLQEDLDSETWQVLNRMQELFGLKTLPWRMDAFDISHMSGRETYGCCVVFEQGRPNPSLYRRFKIRTLQDGEIDDFASMRETVLRRYRHVLDRSEPMPQLTLIDGGPIQLEFALKALGELKLELPLIALAEREELVFLPGRPNDPLRLGLDDPVLQLLQRLRDEVHRYAITTHRNARAGRLRRSALEDVPGIGKARAAQLLVRFGSVQRIAALEPEELCAVPGLGPALARKIVAHLRGEGGDGVSPDEAGRGREVP; translated from the coding sequence ATGACCTCGCCGCACATTGCCGCCATCCTCAAGGGGCTGCCCGAGAAGCCCGGGGTCTACATCATGCGGGACGAGGAGGGGACCGTCCTCTACGTGGGCAAGGCCATCAAGCTCAAACGCCGCGTGTCGTCGTACTTCCGGCACTCGGGGTTCGCCTCGCCGCGGCTCCGCAAGCTGGTCTCGCTGGTGCGGGACATCTCCGTCATCCGCACGGAGAGCGAGGCCGAGGCCCTGATCGTCGAGGCCAAACTGATCCGGCGTTACTCGCCCTTCTTCAACATTGACCTCAAGATGAGCGACCGCTATCCCTACATCCGCATCACGGACGAGGCCTTTCCGCGCCTGGAGATCACGCGCCGGAAGGAGGACGACGGCTCCGTCTACCTGGGGCCCTTCGTCAGTGCCGGGAACATCCGCACCCTGCTGCGCCTGGCGGAGCGCTATTTTCCCCTGCGCGTCTGTCGGTCGGAGCTGCGCCCGGACCCCGAGCGGCGCCCCTGCCTGGAGTACAGCCTCGGCCGGTCCATGGGTGCCTGCGCGGCGCTCTGCACGGAGGCGGAGTACCGCGAGCGCGTGAACGACATCATCCTGCTCCTCCAGGGCAATACCGCCGAGCTGGTCGAGCGGCTCCGCCACAGGATGGACGCGGCCGCGAAGCGCCTGGCCTTCGAGGAGGCCGCGCGGTACCGCGACACCATCCGCGCGCTGTGGCGGATATCGCGCCAGCGCGTCTCCTCGACGCTCCAGGAGGACCTGGACAGCGAGACCTGGCAGGTGCTGAACCGGATGCAGGAGCTCTTCGGGCTCAAGACGCTTCCGTGGCGGATGGACGCCTTCGACATCTCCCACATGTCCGGGCGCGAGACCTACGGGTGCTGCGTCGTCTTCGAGCAGGGGCGCCCCAACCCCTCGCTCTACCGCCGCTTCAAAATCCGGACCCTGCAGGACGGGGAGATCGACGACTTCGCCTCCATGCGGGAGACGGTGCTGCGCCGCTACCGGCACGTCCTGGACAGGTCCGAGCCCATGCCGCAGCTCACCCTCATCGACGGAGGCCCCATCCAGCTGGAGTTTGCGCTGAAGGCCCTCGGTGAATTGAAGCTGGAGCTTCCCCTGATCGCCCTGGCCGAGCGGGAGGAACTGGTCTTCCTGCCCGGACGGCCGAACGACCCCCTGCGACTGGGGCTCGACGACCCCGTCCTGCAGCTTCTCCAGCGCCTGCGGGACGAGGTCCATCGCTACGCCATCACGACGCACCGCAACGCGCGGGCCGGAAGGCTGCGCCGGTCGGCCCTGGAGGACGTGCCCGGCATCGGAAAGGCGCGTGCGGCCCAGCTGCTGGTGCGCTTCGGTTCCGTCCAGCGCATCGCCGCCCTGGAGCCCGAGGAGCTCTGCGCCGTGCCCGGCCTCGGCCCTGCCCTGGCCCGGAAGATCGTCGCGCACCTGAGGGGCGAGGGCGGGGACGGAGTGTCTCCGGATGAGGCGGGACGGGGACGCGAAGTCCCATGA
- a CDS encoding ATP-binding protein, with protein MKFLGRVSELRTLEREFARGSGFVVVYGRRRVGKTTLIKEFLKGKEGLYFLATEELEGGNLRNFSRALSHFTGQEYLRNAHFSDWEPLFQAFAQFHPEQKKVLVLDEFQYLPQVNPAFPSILQRAWDETLQAASIMLILCGSLIGMMQEQTLSHRSPLYGRRTAQIRLSPLSFMELLDDGADRTFAQRVETYAVTGGVPKYHDFFDNDLPLMENIEREVLQKNGFLYEEPIFLLEREVRETVGYFSIMRSIAAGNHKLSKIAGNLETSSHQLSPYLRTLMDLDLLEKRVPVTEAHPDKSRKGLYRIRDNFILFWFRFVYGYRGELEMDNLDYVMRILRRSFIESHVSGIYEDVCREILLRLCRTGRLDFFPALARVGSYWNANTEIDVAALDTERKHAILGECKYHVQPVDTDVLSALMRKSENIPELDGYARTFLLFSKSGFTEQLRQAAARRKEVFLIDEMDVL; from the coding sequence ATGAAATTTTTGGGAAGGGTCTCGGAGCTGCGTACCCTGGAGCGGGAATTTGCGAGAGGCTCGGGGTTTGTCGTGGTCTATGGACGGCGCAGGGTTGGAAAGACAACGCTCATCAAGGAGTTTCTGAAGGGGAAGGAGGGGCTTTACTTTCTGGCGACGGAGGAGCTGGAGGGAGGGAACCTCCGCAATTTTTCCCGTGCGCTCTCCCATTTCACCGGACAGGAATATTTGCGGAACGCTCACTTCTCGGACTGGGAGCCCCTGTTTCAGGCCTTCGCCCAGTTTCATCCGGAGCAAAAAAAAGTGCTGGTGCTGGACGAATTTCAATACCTGCCCCAGGTCAATCCCGCCTTCCCCTCCATCCTCCAGAGAGCCTGGGACGAGACGCTGCAGGCCGCCAGCATCATGCTCATCCTCTGCGGCTCGCTCATCGGCATGATGCAGGAGCAGACCCTATCCCACCGCAGCCCCCTCTACGGCCGGCGCACAGCGCAAATCCGCCTGTCGCCGCTGAGCTTTATGGAGCTCCTGGACGACGGGGCCGACAGGACGTTCGCGCAGCGGGTCGAGACCTACGCCGTGACGGGGGGCGTTCCCAAGTATCACGACTTCTTCGACAACGACCTGCCCCTGATGGAGAACATCGAACGCGAGGTCCTCCAAAAAAACGGCTTTCTCTACGAGGAACCGATCTTTCTTCTGGAGAGGGAGGTACGGGAGACGGTCGGCTACTTCTCCATCATGCGGAGCATCGCCGCGGGGAACCACAAGCTGTCGAAGATCGCCGGAAACCTGGAGACCTCCTCGCATCAGCTGAGCCCCTATCTGCGCACCCTGATGGATCTCGACCTGCTGGAGAAGCGAGTCCCCGTGACCGAAGCCCACCCGGACAAAAGCCGCAAGGGGCTCTATCGTATCCGCGACAACTTCATCCTCTTCTGGTTCCGGTTCGTCTACGGCTACAGGGGAGAACTTGAAATGGACAACCTGGACTACGTGATGCGGATTCTGAGGCGGAGCTTCATCGAGTCCCACGTGTCGGGCATTTACGAGGACGTGTGCCGGGAGATCCTGCTCCGCCTCTGCCGCACGGGACGGTTGGATTTTTTCCCCGCCCTCGCTCGGGTGGGCTCCTACTGGAACGCAAACACGGAGATCGACGTCGCGGCCCTGGATACCGAACGCAAGCACGCAATCCTGGGCGAGTGCAAATACCATGTCCAGCCGGTGGACACGGACGTCCTCTCCGCGCTGATGCGGAAAAGCGAGAACATTCCGGAGCTGGACGGCTATGCGCGAACCTTCCTGCTGTTCTCCAAGAGCGGCTTCACCGAACAGCTGCGGCAGGCGGCAGCCCGGCGGAAGGAGGTCTTTCTGATAGACGAAATGGACGTCCTCTGA